One region of Elusimicrobiota bacterium genomic DNA includes:
- the tagO_2 gene encoding putative undecaprenyl-phosphate N-acetylglucosaminyl 1-phosphate transferase, whose amino-acid sequence MLKTYFIALVTGLVVSLAATPFSIWMASRWGAMDPVDPRKIHSMPRPRWGGIGIMAGFLSGIIAVWMFVPDFGKLLKFSQGVLFKKKVIFTLNLGEQLAGILFGALVLFITGIVDDRKPMKPGMKLSLQVIAAYVAMTYGVRIYGLSIPGFEAYSNFPLWMMQVITILWLVGLSNAVNLIDGLDGLAGGVVAIVAGSFLAVALIQEGGRSIIFIQQMKLAGVIAAALMGGLIGFLVYNFYPASVFMGDSGSLSIGFLVGCVAVIGAFKTTILAVLFVPFVLVAVPMTDMAVAFFRRLLQRQNPFAPDRGHFHHRLLAAGWTQREAVLLVYSVTLLLACISITVVALRRG is encoded by the coding sequence GTGCTTAAAACGTATTTCATCGCTTTGGTGACTGGGTTGGTGGTGTCTTTGGCGGCGACTCCCTTCAGTATTTGGATGGCCTCCCGTTGGGGCGCGATGGACCCCGTGGATCCCAGGAAAATTCATTCGATGCCGCGTCCCCGTTGGGGCGGCATTGGAATTATGGCCGGTTTTCTTTCAGGAATTATTGCCGTGTGGATGTTCGTTCCAGATTTTGGGAAATTGCTCAAGTTCAGCCAGGGAGTTCTATTTAAGAAAAAAGTAATTTTTACTCTCAACCTGGGTGAACAACTCGCGGGGATTTTGTTCGGAGCGTTGGTCCTTTTCATCACAGGGATTGTTGATGACCGCAAACCCATGAAACCCGGAATGAAATTGTCTCTCCAAGTGATCGCCGCCTATGTCGCGATGACTTATGGCGTTCGCATTTACGGTCTTTCAATTCCAGGTTTTGAGGCCTACTCCAATTTCCCGCTGTGGATGATGCAAGTGATCACGATCCTGTGGCTGGTGGGCCTATCGAACGCGGTGAATCTGATTGACGGCTTGGATGGTCTTGCGGGGGGCGTGGTGGCCATTGTGGCCGGATCATTTTTGGCGGTGGCGTTGATTCAGGAGGGAGGGCGGTCCATTATTTTTATTCAGCAGATGAAATTGGCGGGGGTGATCGCGGCGGCCTTGATGGGCGGGTTGATCGGTTTTCTTGTTTACAATTTTTATCCGGCGTCCGTTTTTATGGGGGACAGCGGTTCCCTCAGCATTGGATTTTTGGTGGGGTGCGTGGCGGTGATCGGCGCTTTTAAAACAACCATCTTGGCGGTCTTGTTTGTTCCTTTTGTGTTGGTGGCGGTTCCTATGACCGATATGGCCGTGGCCTTTTTTAGGAGACTGCTCCAACGTCAAAACCCTTTTGCCCCCGACCGAGGACATTTTCATCATCGCTTGCTCGCGGCGGGATGGACTCAGCGGGAAGCGGTTCTCTTGGTGTATTCCGTCACGCTGCTCTTGGCCTGTATCAGTATCACCGTGGTTGCCTTACGAAGAGGATGA
- the mnaA gene encoding UDP-N-acetylglucosamine 2-epimerase, whose product MTSAVKRKKIFVFFGTRPEAIKMAPVIKSLEQDSHFHVQVALSAQHRNLLDQVLRVFGVKAQVDMNLMRPGQSLTDITVGVMTQMVPVLARLKPDMVLVHGDTTTSMAGTMAAFYAGVPVGHVEAGLRTFDLSRPFPEEANRQLTDVLSTLYFCPTPMSKMNLIREHRNPQNIFVTGNTVIDALLETARRPRPFENRELGKIIKRIHEDGKKMILMTAHRRENFGKPFEEAFQSIKNLCRAFPDNEWIYPVHPNPHVAGLAHRILGGEPRIHLLDPLEYTDLVLAMQASHLVVTDSGGLQEEAPSLGKPVLVLRDVTERPEAVQAGTVRLVGTDRKKIQREFERLIKDARYYRKMANAVNPYGDGKAGNRIVQAIKWFFGMTPKKPKPFIAR is encoded by the coding sequence ATGACCAGCGCCGTGAAACGTAAGAAGATTTTTGTTTTTTTTGGAACGCGGCCTGAGGCCATCAAAATGGCTCCCGTGATTAAAAGTTTAGAGCAAGATTCACATTTCCATGTCCAAGTGGCTTTGAGCGCTCAACACAGAAATCTGCTTGATCAAGTTCTTCGCGTGTTTGGTGTTAAAGCGCAGGTTGACATGAATTTGATGCGGCCGGGTCAATCTTTGACCGATATCACGGTGGGTGTCATGACTCAAATGGTTCCGGTCTTGGCTCGGCTCAAACCCGACATGGTTTTGGTTCATGGAGATACCACCACATCCATGGCGGGGACCATGGCCGCTTTTTATGCGGGGGTTCCCGTTGGGCATGTAGAGGCGGGCTTAAGGACGTTTGATTTGTCTCGCCCTTTTCCGGAAGAAGCCAATCGCCAACTCACCGATGTTTTGTCGACTCTTTATTTTTGTCCCACGCCCATGTCCAAAATGAATCTCATTCGAGAACATCGAAATCCCCAAAATATTTTTGTTACGGGAAACACCGTCATCGATGCCTTGCTCGAAACGGCCCGTCGTCCCCGTCCTTTTGAAAACAGGGAATTGGGAAAAATCATCAAACGGATTCACGAAGATGGGAAAAAGATGATTCTTATGACGGCGCATCGTAGAGAAAATTTCGGGAAACCGTTTGAGGAAGCCTTTCAATCCATAAAAAATTTGTGCCGGGCGTTTCCTGACAATGAGTGGATCTATCCCGTTCATCCCAATCCGCATGTGGCGGGGCTGGCCCATAGAATATTGGGCGGAGAACCGCGCATCCATTTGTTGGATCCGCTGGAATACACGGATTTGGTTCTAGCCATGCAGGCCAGTCATTTGGTGGTGACCGACTCCGGCGGGCTTCAAGAGGAGGCGCCTTCTCTGGGAAAACCTGTGTTGGTCCTTCGTGATGTAACTGAACGGCCTGAAGCGGTTCAAGCCGGAACCGTTCGTTTGGTGGGGACTGATCGGAAAAAAATTCAGCGGGAATTTGAACGGTTGATCAAGGATGCGCGTTATTATCGAAAAATGGCGAATGCCGTGAATCCTTATGGGGATGGAAAAGCGGGAAACCGCATTGTGCAGGCCATCAAGTGGTTTTTTGGGATGACGCCGAAAAAACCAAAACCATTCATCGCCCGATGA
- a CDS encoding Bifunctional protein produces the protein MTKKIITYTDGASRGNPGHAGIGALLLDENGATLAEASDYVGVATNNEAEYRALILALSRALEMKATVVECYLDSELVVRQLNGLYRVKSEKMFKFFEDVKSLILKFKMVTFTHVPREHPNQKIADRLANRGIDQRT, from the coding sequence ATGACAAAAAAGATCATCACCTATACAGATGGGGCGTCGCGGGGAAATCCGGGCCATGCCGGGATTGGGGCTTTGTTGTTAGATGAAAATGGCGCGACCTTGGCGGAGGCGTCGGACTATGTGGGTGTCGCCACCAACAATGAGGCGGAATATCGGGCGCTCATTTTGGCCTTGTCGCGCGCTTTGGAAATGAAAGCCACCGTGGTGGAATGCTATTTGGACAGTGAACTTGTTGTTCGACAGCTCAATGGCCTCTACCGCGTCAAGTCCGAAAAAATGTTTAAGTTTTTTGAAGATGTGAAGAGCTTAATTTTAAAGTTTAAAATGGTGACCTTTACTCATGTGCCACGCGAGCATCCGAATCAAAAAATAGCGGACCGTTTGGCCAATAGAGGAATTGACCAGAGAACATAA
- a CDS encoding hypothetical protein (UPF0234 protein XC_3703), whose product MADESSFDVVSKIDMQVMDDAVNAASKELSVRFDFRGSISSFVLDKKTSEITLTSDDEGKLKSVVEILRSKIAKKGIDQKALDFQKVETALGNTVRQKVKIQQGIPSDKAKAMVADIKSAKLKVTPSIQSDQLRVTSKSRDALQQAIALLKSKDYGIPLQFTNYR is encoded by the coding sequence ATGGCAGACGAGTCTTCATTTGATGTGGTATCGAAAATTGACATGCAAGTTATGGATGACGCCGTGAACGCGGCCAGCAAGGAGTTGTCCGTGCGGTTTGATTTTCGCGGCAGTATCTCCAGTTTTGTTTTGGACAAGAAAACATCGGAGATTACTTTGACGTCTGACGATGAGGGAAAACTCAAGAGCGTTGTTGAAATATTGAGATCTAAAATCGCCAAAAAAGGAATTGATCAAAAGGCGCTCGATTTTCAAAAAGTTGAAACGGCGCTCGGAAACACCGTCCGACAGAAAGTGAAAATTCAACAAGGCATTCCCTCCGACAAGGCCAAAGCCATGGTGGCCGATATTAAATCGGCCAAGCTGAAAGTGACACCTTCGATCCAATCCGATCAGCTCCGGGTCACAAGCAAGTCTCGAGACGCGCTCCAACAGGCCATCGCCTTGCTCAAGTCCAAAGATTACGGGATCCCGTTGCAGTTCACCAATTACCGATGA
- the yegS gene encoding lipid kinase YegS: MKDFFHILNPNQDHAKGVRRFFRKNLQLQSMWVERTSHPTHLETLVLWAVNEGHPNIAIWGGDGSLSRVVQCLYELKALEKVTLALVPAGTCNDFGRKMGLALWKKLVHNFLEAPGRHELVDVGLLKSEIGNRTFINNAGFGRTAHRARYKSHPIRDIYSFSTKRLDINWTLNGSDSYETRDAFLGVVCNGPFFNGGLNFEKDVDPSDGILNGFFEAPQPPRSLVWKFIKGRFGHPLFNHNSFRVDGPFIRVGSDEDLFPQVDGEPVGEGSARNLEFSILPQKLKFHHFGR; the protein is encoded by the coding sequence ATGAAAGATTTTTTTCACATTTTGAATCCCAACCAAGACCATGCCAAGGGCGTTCGTCGATTTTTTAGAAAGAATTTGCAACTCCAATCCATGTGGGTTGAACGAACCAGCCACCCCACCCATTTGGAAACCTTGGTGTTATGGGCGGTGAATGAAGGCCATCCCAACATCGCGATTTGGGGAGGTGATGGTTCGTTGAGTCGGGTGGTGCAATGTCTGTATGAACTTAAGGCGCTAGAGAAAGTGACATTGGCTCTTGTGCCCGCTGGAACCTGCAATGATTTTGGGCGAAAAATGGGGTTGGCCTTGTGGAAAAAGTTGGTCCACAATTTCTTGGAGGCTCCGGGACGTCATGAACTTGTTGATGTGGGGCTTTTGAAATCTGAAATAGGGAACCGGACATTTATTAATAACGCTGGTTTTGGCCGCACCGCTCATCGGGCGCGTTACAAGTCTCATCCCATCCGTGATATTTATTCATTTTCAACCAAGCGATTGGATATCAATTGGACATTGAACGGTTCGGATTCCTATGAAACACGAGACGCCTTTTTGGGAGTTGTTTGCAATGGCCCTTTTTTCAATGGGGGTCTCAATTTTGAAAAAGATGTCGACCCGAGTGATGGAATATTGAACGGTTTTTTTGAAGCGCCTCAACCGCCACGATCTTTGGTGTGGAAATTTATAAAGGGGCGGTTTGGCCATCCGCTTTTTAATCACAATTCATTTCGAGTGGACGGACCATTCATTCGAGTCGGGTCGGATGAGGACCTTTTTCCCCAAGTTGATGGAGAGCCGGTGGGAGAAGGTTCGGCCAGAAACCTGGAGTTTTCAATTTTGCCTCAGAAATTAAAGTTTCATCACTTTGGGAGATAG
- the folD gene encoding Bifunctional protein FolD protein — MAQILDGKKISAEVYADIRRRCSELAKNNIKPGLATVLVGDDPASQVYVGQKIKKCQENGIESIHCPLPATISQEGVIQKVKELNENPKVNGMIVQLPLPKTIDPEPVINSIDPKKDADGLHPLNQGLLGRLKNWKEITQSGIPLSCTPYGVVQMLLHEKIQIQGKHAVIVGRSTLVGKPLAQLLLSLDATVTIAHSKTTDLIGMCRTADILVAALGQPEFIKGDWVKPGAVVIDVGISRTKEGLKGDVDFKAVSQVASWITPVPGGVGIMTVAMLLRNTVSLTEYH; from the coding sequence ATGGCTCAGATTCTGGATGGAAAAAAAATTTCAGCCGAAGTTTACGCCGATATTCGCCGTCGTTGTTCTGAGTTGGCCAAAAATAATATCAAGCCCGGTTTGGCCACCGTTTTGGTGGGCGATGATCCCGCCTCTCAGGTTTATGTGGGACAGAAAATCAAAAAGTGCCAAGAAAATGGCATCGAATCCATTCACTGCCCCCTCCCAGCAACGATTTCTCAAGAAGGGGTTATACAGAAGGTCAAAGAATTAAATGAAAACCCCAAAGTGAATGGAATGATTGTTCAGCTTCCATTGCCGAAAACAATTGATCCTGAGCCCGTTATAAACTCAATTGATCCAAAAAAGGATGCTGATGGTTTGCATCCGCTTAATCAAGGGCTCCTGGGCCGATTAAAAAACTGGAAGGAAATTACGCAATCCGGCATTCCACTTTCCTGTACGCCCTATGGTGTTGTTCAAATGCTTCTTCATGAAAAAATTCAAATTCAAGGAAAACATGCGGTTATTGTTGGTCGGTCAACTTTAGTTGGAAAGCCTCTGGCTCAATTACTTTTAAGCCTAGATGCCACTGTTACCATTGCTCATTCAAAAACTACGGACTTGATTGGAATGTGTCGAACTGCGGATATTTTGGTGGCCGCTTTGGGTCAACCAGAGTTCATCAAAGGGGACTGGGTGAAACCGGGAGCTGTGGTGATTGATGTGGGAATTTCTCGAACAAAAGAGGGGCTAAAAGGAGATGTTGATTTTAAAGCTGTTTCACAAGTGGCCTCATGGATTACCCCTGTT